The DNA sequence TTGTAAAAGCTGAGGATCTTCGCTTTTCTGATAACGGGATAGAGGGTATTTTGAAGAAAATTCTTATTCCTCTTAATAGTGTACTTTCTTTTTTTAAAACGTATGCGGAACTTTATAATTTTGATATCGAATCACAAGACCAGCCTATTTATGCAGAAATTGATAAATGGATTCTATCCAATTTATACACTGTTGTAGGTAAAGTGCGTGAAAGCATGAGTCAATATCATTTAAACTTTGCTGTAGAGCCTTTTGTAACGTTTATTGATGATTTGACTAACTGGTATATACGTCGTTCTCGTAGACGTTTTTGGGAAGCTTGTGATACTCCTGACCGTAGAGCTGCGTTTTGTACTTTGTATGAAGTGCTTACAGTTTTTTGTAAACTAATAGCTCCTTTTATTCCTTTTATTGCTGAGGATATCTACCAAAAGTTAAAGTTAGATAAAGAACCAGAATCCGTACATCTTTGTGATTTTCCGGAAGTACAGATGTATAAAGTGTTTCCTGATTTAGAACAGCGTATGTGTGATATTCGAGAGATTGTAGCTTTAGGCCATTCTTTACGAAAAGAACATAAATTAAAGGTTCGTCAGCCCTTAGGATGCTTTTATCTTGTTGGACCTCAACCTCGAATAAACTCCTTGTTAACATTTAAAGAACTTATCGCCGAAGAATTAAATGTAAAGAATGTGATCTTCTATCAAGAAACTCCAAGTTTTATTCATACTAAAATAAAACCCAATTTTCGTACGTTAGGTAAAAAAGTTGGATCTAAGATGAAAGAAATCCAACAAGCTCTTAGTGAACTTTCAGCAACAGGTATAGATCAGCTGATTCAGGGAAAGGTATGTATCCTAAACATTGATGGGAAAGAAATAACCCTAGATTCTGACGACGTAGTGATTTGTCGTGATACAGATCCTGGATATATTGCTCGTAGCTCATCTATGTTTAGTGTGATTTTAGACTGCCAATTAACAGAACCTCTGATAGTTGAAGGGATAGCTCGAGAATTAGTCAATAAAATTAATACGATGCGTCGCAATCAACAACTTCATGTCTCTGACCGTATTACATTAAAAATGAAGACTTCAGAGGTTGTTCAAGATGCTTTTCAGCATTATAAAGACTACATTTGTGAAGAAACACTGATTGTAGGGTATGAATTCTTGCAAGATTCTGATTTTCAGAGTGTAGCATGGGACATCAATGGACATGCTACACAAATTGAAATTACAGTAAGGTGTATAGATTCTTAGAACATTCTTAGTAAAAATCCCTATTTCTTGGGATTTTTCTTGTCTGTATCAGGAAACAGCTTGCGTCGTTTTTGATAATAGATATAGCCCATTAGGGAAATAGCAGTTGCTAACGCTATACCACTCACTAGATAGCCTGAGAGTGTTGTTGGAGCAGAGACTCCAGCTAGGCGTCCTATACGCCCAATAGGCCAGAAAGTACATAGAGGAGATCCTAAGAGATTTTCAACAGGAACAAAACCAAACTCCCTGCTATCGGCGCTCATAGGATAATTATCTCCTAGAACTAGAACATGACCTTGAGGAACTTGAATGCCAAAGTTCTGCATAAATTCCTTAAATTCTTCAAAGTTTTCTGGAGGTAATCCCTTTTCAATAAAGGCTATATAAGGTTTTGTTTCTAAAGATGTTTCTTGTTTTTCTTTTTCAGAGGTTATAAATTTTTGCAGAGCCGGGTCATTTTTTATAAATACCGGAGAATCCATGATATAAAGATTTCCTTGATTGAAGAAAGCATAACGGTTAGGTAGAGGTGCTTGCTTAGGGTTCACTGGGTTATAAATAGAACTGAAATTAATTCCACAGTTAAATAGGTCAACGACTTGTTTATCATTAAGTTGAGTTAAGGGATGGGCAGGTTTTAACTTATAGCGAATTCCGCCAAAACTAATTTTATATGCCTCGCCTTTAGAATATTCATAACAACCATCAGGAACCTTAGGAAGGGGAATAGCGTAGGCTTTGGCGATACCTGAAGTATTAACTTTGAATTGATGATACTTATAAGCTAATCCTTCGGAGATAATAAAACGAGATGTTGTAAGATTTTTCCGAATTAAGTGTAAATGCTCCTTGCGTAAAGGAAGAAGGGTTTTCATAGGTTGAATTGAAGGAATTAGTTGGTGATCATATTGACGTAATAGAGGCTGAGGATAGGAAAGGTTCCCGGTATGAGAGATTTCTAAATAAAGTTTGGTTGGGCTGCTTGGATTGGGAATTAAGTGGATTGTGCGTGCTTGTTGTTCTGTAAGGATACGTACCATAGCATAGTTTCCCATGCCGAAAAGATCAGCATAACTTACTGGAAAGATATGGGGCTCTTTTAACTTATTAGGCTCGTCTCGATGCCACTCTTTATTATAGAAAAATTCCCCGTAAGTTGAGGTCTGAGGAAACGTTAGCCTACCACAACTTTGGTTCATTTGTTTGAAATCTATAGTAGTCGTTTGCTCAGATGCATTGATGCTTGTAGTCCCGTCGAAAGATATGTAGGGAACATGGTATAAGTTTTCTAAACCATGGACGAAAGGAAAGTCTATCCGCTTACCTGCATAATCAAGACCATAAATTTTCCCTCCATAAAAGTATAAAATATCACCCGGCCTTCCCATGCAACGTTTAATATAACGTTTCTTTCCAGGAATAAAACCAAAGTACTTTGTATCGGCATCTGGAATAGGAAGGTCTCCTACAGTGAACACAACCAGGCCCCCTCGAGTCACTGATTCAGGATTGAATGCTAAAGGCTTTTTACCAAAAGGATAATGAAGACCAAATGTAGTTTTAGAAACAAGAATTCGATCTTGTTCTAAAATTGTAGGTCTCATGGATCCTGTCGGAACTTCATAAAGTTCAAACCAAAATTGACGAACTAAAAAAGCAACAAGACCAGCAAAAAGAATTGCCTTAGTAAGTTCATAGGTTTTGCTTGCTAAGGAAGTGGGATAGCACTTACAAAATGTTAAAGCCTGGGCAGCTAATTCACTTGCCATTTCTTGATTATGTTGAAAGATAGCTTTTTCTAGTTGTTCCAATAGTTCTTGGAGTTTCTTTTTAGACTCAGGAGAATGGTGGAGTTTTTTACTTTTTAAAATTTTATAAGTACTGTGGAGGATATGACGACTTTTATTTAAAGAATAGTATTGTTTCATAGTGATACTGGGTTAAGAAAGTCTTAATTCTATTTTTTGAGATTGATTATTATAGAAGGGTTATTAGTTCTTTTAGAGCTAATCGACAAGAGAAACAACAAAACAATCCTAATGCTAAATGCCTAAGCACATTCTATGCGTATTAGATTTTTCGATCCAAAATTATTTTGCTATATCAATCGATCTTACAATCAGGAATAGAATATAGATAGGGAGAGGTTGCTCCATGTCCTACATCCAATGCTCTGATTATGGTATTTCCTTTAGGAGTCTCAATGTTTGCCCATAAAGGAAACGGAGAAATATTAGGTGTGGCAAAATACATTAGTATACTCGTTTCTGATAAGGAACCCCCGTCTTTAGGCCAAAATCCATGCCATGCATCAGCGGGAACTGGTATGGGTGGAGCTCCTTCAAAGGATACTTTTGGAAACCAAGATTTATTTCCTTTACCCTCTACCTTAATTAAGTGCAAAGGAGCTGGCGATAGACGGAGTTTAAAAATTTGAGAAAAAAAGGGCACTTCATTGGAGCTCACTATAGGCTCTAGATTCTGGGTGCGAGTGTTTAAAGAAAAAAGATGAGTACCGTCTGAAGATAGAGAAACAACAAATACTTTGGATGGTGACTTTAACTCGTGAACTGCGGTTTTCCAAGAAACTTTTTCTATTAAAGCACGTTCCTTATAGATTATACAGGGAAAATGAATGATCTCTAACCAAACGACTTTAGGAGAGGTAGATTTAATTAAAATAAAAGCCCTTTGAGAGCCCTTGCTTAAAACAGTATAATCCCCTGACTGGGCTAGAAAAATATTTTCTTGAATTATTTGTGAAGAAGTTATTTTAGAGGCACAAAATGAAGAAAAAGGTATGCAAAAAAAGAATGACAAAGAGAGAGTTAAGAAGAGTATTTTTCCTTGCTTTTTCATGAGATATTTCTGTAGAATCCCTTCAAATATATCGAGCTATCATTTTCCATAGTAGGATAGCGATTTTGGAGTTGTCAATATGAAAAA is a window from the Chlamydia serpentis genome containing:
- the lepB gene encoding signal peptidase I, with amino-acid sequence MKQYYSLNKSRHILHSTYKILKSKKLHHSPESKKKLQELLEQLEKAIFQHNQEMASELAAQALTFCKCYPTSLASKTYELTKAILFAGLVAFLVRQFWFELYEVPTGSMRPTILEQDRILVSKTTFGLHYPFGKKPLAFNPESVTRGGLVVFTVGDLPIPDADTKYFGFIPGKKRYIKRCMGRPGDILYFYGGKIYGLDYAGKRIDFPFVHGLENLYHVPYISFDGTTSINASEQTTTIDFKQMNQSCGRLTFPQTSTYGEFFYNKEWHRDEPNKLKEPHIFPVSYADLFGMGNYAMVRILTEQQARTIHLIPNPSSPTKLYLEISHTGNLSYPQPLLRQYDHQLIPSIQPMKTLLPLRKEHLHLIRKNLTTSRFIISEGLAYKYHQFKVNTSGIAKAYAIPLPKVPDGCYEYSKGEAYKISFGGIRYKLKPAHPLTQLNDKQVVDLFNCGINFSSIYNPVNPKQAPLPNRYAFFNQGNLYIMDSPVFIKNDPALQKFITSEKEKQETSLETKPYIAFIEKGLPPENFEEFKEFMQNFGIQVPQGHVLVLGDNYPMSADSREFGFVPVENLLGSPLCTFWPIGRIGRLAGVSAPTTLSGYLVSGIALATAISLMGYIYYQKRRKLFPDTDKKNPKK